Genomic DNA from uncultured Fretibacterium sp.:
CCTTCGTGTTCCCAATCCCCCGGTCCTGGAGAATCAGCGGAGCCATGACGAAACGGGTGAGGAAAACGAAGCTTCGACCGCCCCCCATTATCCCCGATATCGCCAGGCCATGCAACGAGGAATTGCGGAAAAATCGAGGACGCTGCGAAGAAAGTCGAACCTGACGGAATGTCCCTTCAGCAGCTCCGCCTGATGCGCGTCCCCCATCTCGAGCACCAGGAGCCCTCCCGGCTTCAGCCAGAGGGGCGCGGCCCCGAAGAGCGCGCGATAGCAGTCCAGGCCGTCCGCGCCGCCGTCGAGGGCCATACGGGGCTCGAAGTCCCGCACGTCCCGCATGAGCCCGTCTATGGCCTCCGTTGGGATGTAGGGGGGATTGCTGATGACCAGGTCGCACTCCGCCCCGACGGGCAGGTCCCCGGGCGTCCTGGAATGGATCAGAAGCGCCCGCCCAAGAAGCCCCAGGCGCCGGAGGTTGCGCCAGGCGCAGGAGAGGGCCTTCGGGTTTCTCTCGGCCAGAAACCCGAAGGCCCTCGGCCGCTCCAGCAGAATCGAGGCGGCGATGCAGCCGCTGCCCGTCCCCCAGTCCAGGAAGACGAAGCCGTCCTCGGGGAGGAGGGAGAGGGCGAGGTCCACGAGGAGCTCCGTCTCCGGACGCGGGACGAGCACCCCGGGCCCGACCTCGAGCTCGAGTCCTCGGAACGGGGCGCTGCCCAGGATGTACTGGATCGGCTCGCCGTTCTCGCGGCGGCGAAGCTCGAGCTCGAGGCGTTTTTGCGCCGCCTCGTCCAGAGGGTTGTCCTGGTGGGCCAGGAGCGCGGCGGCGGAAAGCCCCGAGGCGTGGCACAGCAGCCAGTCCGCCTCCTGAGCCGCGTTTTGAATGCCGGCCCAGGAGAGGCGTTCCCGCGCCGCCGCCCGGAGGGCGCGGAGGGTTTTGGCAGCGGCGGCGCTGTCGCCGGCGGAGGGGGGCATCTGCCCCTCAGCCCTCCATGTGCTGCAGCTTTTCCGTCTGGTCCGCCAGGGTCATCGCGTCCATCATCTCGTAGAGGTCGCCGTCCAGGTAGGCGTCAAGCCTGTAGAGGGTGAGGTTGATGCGGTGGTCCGTGATGCGGTTCTGCGGAAAGTTGTAGGTGCGTATCCGCTCCGAACGGTCGCCGGACCCGATCTGCCCGCGCCGCTCGGAGGCCTGTTCGGAGGCCTGCTTCTGCAGCTCCAGGTCGTAGAGCTTCGTCCTGAGGTAGGCCATGGCCTTGGCCCGGTTCTTGATCTGAGACCGCTCGTCCTGGCAGGTGACGACGATTCCCGTCGGAAGGTGAGTGATGCGGACCGCGGAGTCCGTCATGTTGACGTGCTGCCCCCCCGCGCCGCTCGACCGGTAGGTGTCGATTTTCAGGTCCTCCGTGCGAATGTCGACCTCGACGTCGTCCACCTCGGGCAGGACGGCCACCGTGGCAGCGGAGGTGTGGATGCGCCCGCTGGCCTCCGTCACGGGGACCCTCTGGACGCGGTGCACCCCGCTCTCGAACTTGAGCTTGCTGTAGGCCCCGTTGCTGTCGATGCGGAACGTAATCTCCTTGTACCCTCCGATGCCGGTCTCGTTGCTGTCGATGACCTCCATCTTCCAGCGCTGCCGCTCGCAGAAGCGGTTGTACATCCGGTAGAGGTCGGCGGCGAAGAGAGCGGCCTCCTCGCCGCCCGTCCCGGCGCGGACCTCCACGACGACACTCTTCTCGTCGTTGGGGTCCCTGGGCAGGAGCAGCAGCTTCAGTTCGGCCGTGAAGCCCTCGATCTTCGGCTCGAGCGCATCCAGCTCGTCCCGCGCCAGGGCCTCCATCTCGGGGTCTCCGGCCTTGAGCAGCTCGCGCGCCTCCTCGATGCCGGCGAGGGTGGCCCGGTACTCGCGGTATTTTTCAACCACCGGCTCGAGCTGCGCCCGCCGCTTCCCCAGGGTTTGAAGCTCCCTGGGGTCCGAGGCCACGGCAGGGTCGGACATCCTGCGCTCGATCTCCATAAAATCCTGTTCCAAAGCCCTCAGCTTGGGTTCGATATTCATTGAAGTCTCACTTGAAGTCATTCTTGAAGTCACGCTCCGTTCAGCTTGGGGAGGCGGCCGACGGGGCGGGATCGCGTTCCCGTCCCAGGGCGGCGTTCAGGGAGGTCAGGGCGACCTCTATCTGTGCGAGGTTGGGCTCCCTCGTCGTCAGGTACTGCAGGGAGAGGACGGGGGCCATGATCAGCCGTCCGGCGGCTCCCGCGTTCGAGGTCAGGCGGATGATCTCGTAGGATAGCCCGATCACCAAGGGTATCAGCAGAACACGGGTTCCGGCCCGCCAGAGGAAGCCGCCCTCCCCGATGGCCGAGAACACGGCGATGCTGACGATGACCGTGATCAGGAGGAACGAGGTTCCGCACCTGGGATGGATCCGGGAGCACCGCGCGATGTTCGAGGGGTTCATTTCCATGCAGGCCTCGAAGGCATTGATCGTCTTGTGCTCGGCGCCGTGGTAGCGGAACACCTGACGGATGTCCGACCAGAGCCCGATCAGGCCGATATACCCGATGAAGATCGCCGCCCTGACGAGCCCCTCGAACACGTTCGCCCCGAGGGGCGAGAGGGAGAGGGCGCGCTCCGCCCAGTCGGCCAGCCAGAGCGGCAGGGCCACGAAGAGCCCCGCCACGGCGAAGACCGCCATGAACACGGCAAGGAAAATGTCCTTGGCCGTGAGCTTCTCCTGGGTCTCCTCCAGGGCTATTTCCGCGGAGCGGGACAGGGCGCGGAAGCCTGTGGCCATCATCTCGCACATGACGACGACCCCCCGCAGAAGGGGGAGCTTCCAGGGATAGCGTCCGACGCGGGAGCTGTTGTTCCAGCTCTCGCGGAATATCGTCCCGTCGGGCCTGCGGACGGCCAGGCCCCAGAGGTCTTTGCCCTTCATCAGCACGCCCTCGATGACGGCCTGCCCTCCGATGGGCATGCGCCGC
This window encodes:
- the prmC gene encoding peptide chain release factor N(5)-glutamine methyltransferase, encoding MPPSAGDSAAAAKTLRALRAAARERLSWAGIQNAAQEADWLLCHASGLSAAALLAHQDNPLDEAAQKRLELELRRRENGEPIQYILGSAPFRGLELEVGPGVLVPRPETELLVDLALSLLPEDGFVFLDWGTGSGCIAASILLERPRAFGFLAERNPKALSCAWRNLRRLGLLGRALLIHSRTPGDLPVGAECDLVISNPPYIPTEAIDGLMRDVRDFEPRMALDGGADGLDCYRALFGAAPLWLKPGGLLVLEMGDAHQAELLKGHSVRFDFLRSVLDFSAIPRCMAWRYRG
- the prfA gene encoding peptide chain release factor 1, which gives rise to MNIEPKLRALEQDFMEIERRMSDPAVASDPRELQTLGKRRAQLEPVVEKYREYRATLAGIEEARELLKAGDPEMEALARDELDALEPKIEGFTAELKLLLLPRDPNDEKSVVVEVRAGTGGEEAALFAADLYRMYNRFCERQRWKMEVIDSNETGIGGYKEITFRIDSNGAYSKLKFESGVHRVQRVPVTEASGRIHTSAATVAVLPEVDDVEVDIRTEDLKIDTYRSSGAGGQHVNMTDSAVRITHLPTGIVVTCQDERSQIKNRAKAMAYLRTKLYDLELQKQASEQASERRGQIGSGDRSERIRTYNFPQNRITDHRINLTLYRLDAYLDGDLYEMMDAMTLADQTEKLQHMEG
- a CDS encoding DUF1385 domain-containing protein, which gives rise to MRLRKIDWLRPLFLSAVLTAEEARRMPIGGQAVIEGVLMKGKDLWGLAVRRPDGTIFRESWNNSSRVGRYPWKLPLLRGVVVMCEMMATGFRALSRSAEIALEETQEKLTAKDIFLAVFMAVFAVAGLFVALPLWLADWAERALSLSPLGANVFEGLVRAAIFIGYIGLIGLWSDIRQVFRYHGAEHKTINAFEACMEMNPSNIARCSRIHPRCGTSFLLITVIVSIAVFSAIGEGGFLWRAGTRVLLIPLVIGLSYEIIRLTSNAGAAGRLIMAPVLSLQYLTTREPNLAQIEVALTSLNAALGRERDPAPSAASPS